In one window of Burkholderia cepacia ATCC 25416 DNA:
- a CDS encoding ABC transporter substrate-binding protein, with protein sequence MTFFRKLTAGAIVAAATVFAHGAFAQQKPITLGFSQVGAESAWRTANTVSVKGAAKDAGINLKFSDAQQKQENQIRAIRSFIAQKVDVIAFSPVVESGWEPVLTEAKAAHIPVILTDRAVDVKDPSLYVTMIGSDFLEEGRRAGHWMEERYKNDAGPINIVELQGTVGSAPANDRRAGLLEVIKNNPKFKVIASQSGDFTLAGGKQVMEAFAKTYGKQIDVVYAHNDDMALGAIQAMEEAGIKPGKDVSVVSFDATKGGFQAMIAGKINVDVECSPLLGPQLMSAVKDVVAGKQLPKRIVTNETVFPMNVAAQVLPTRKY encoded by the coding sequence ATGACATTCTTCAGGAAGCTGACGGCCGGCGCGATCGTCGCCGCGGCGACGGTGTTCGCGCACGGCGCGTTCGCGCAGCAGAAGCCGATCACGCTCGGTTTCTCGCAGGTCGGCGCGGAAAGCGCGTGGCGCACCGCGAACACCGTGTCGGTGAAGGGCGCGGCGAAGGACGCCGGCATCAACCTGAAATTCTCGGACGCGCAGCAGAAGCAGGAGAACCAGATTCGCGCGATCCGTTCGTTCATCGCGCAGAAGGTCGACGTGATCGCGTTCTCGCCGGTCGTCGAATCGGGCTGGGAACCGGTGCTGACCGAAGCGAAGGCCGCGCATATCCCGGTGATCCTGACCGATCGCGCGGTCGACGTGAAGGACCCGTCGCTGTACGTGACGATGATCGGTTCGGACTTCCTCGAGGAAGGGCGGCGCGCCGGCCACTGGATGGAAGAGCGCTACAAGAACGACGCGGGCCCGATCAATATCGTCGAACTGCAGGGCACCGTCGGCTCCGCGCCGGCCAACGATCGCCGCGCGGGTCTGCTCGAAGTGATCAAGAACAATCCGAAATTCAAGGTGATCGCGTCGCAGAGCGGCGACTTCACGCTCGCCGGCGGCAAGCAGGTGATGGAAGCGTTCGCGAAGACCTACGGCAAGCAGATCGACGTCGTCTACGCGCACAACGACGACATGGCGCTCGGCGCGATCCAGGCGATGGAAGAAGCCGGGATCAAGCCCGGCAAGGACGTGAGCGTCGTGTCGTTCGATGCGACGAAGGGCGGTTTCCAGGCGATGATCGCCGGCAAGATCAACGTCGACGTCGAATGCAGCCCGCTGCTCGGCCCGCAGCTGATGAGCGCGGTGAAGGACGTGGTCGCCGGCAAGCAGTTGCCCAAGCGGATCGTCACGAACGAGACGGTGTTCCCGATGAACGTCGCGGCGCAGGTGCTGCCGACCCGCAAGTACTGA
- the yjfF gene encoding galactofuranose ABC transporter, permease protein YjfF: MTRFLGRLADPRTLPIVVTILLFVALFGFGSVMYTGFFSMQVLTGLLVDNAFLLIVAIGMTFVIVSGGIDLSVGSVVALTTILCAVGAERLHWPVWVIVPLVLAFGALYGAAMGALIHCFRLQPFIVTLAGMFLARGACFLITTQSITINEPTFHAIAGISVPVGGGTLSAGALIALATLAAAIYVAHFTRFGRNVYAIGGNERSALLMGLPVARTKIGVYALSGFCSALGGVVFTLYVLSGYGLQAQGMELDAIAATVIGGTLLTGGVGYVIGSVFGVGILGTIQVLITFDGTLSSWWTRIVIGALLCVFCVLQRVIERHAARRRTGGTGLGERPRPADAASARPAGTGEDAALVSTMRRA, translated from the coding sequence ATGACCCGATTCCTTGGCCGGCTCGCCGACCCGCGCACGCTGCCGATCGTCGTGACGATCCTGCTGTTCGTCGCGCTGTTCGGTTTCGGGTCCGTGATGTACACCGGATTTTTCTCGATGCAGGTGCTCACCGGGCTGCTCGTCGACAACGCGTTCCTGCTGATCGTCGCGATCGGGATGACGTTCGTGATCGTGTCGGGCGGGATCGACCTGTCGGTCGGCTCGGTCGTTGCGCTGACAACGATCCTCTGCGCGGTCGGCGCCGAGCGGCTGCACTGGCCGGTGTGGGTCATCGTGCCGCTCGTGCTGGCGTTCGGCGCGCTGTACGGCGCGGCGATGGGCGCGCTGATCCATTGCTTTCGCTTGCAGCCGTTCATCGTCACGCTTGCCGGGATGTTTCTCGCGCGCGGCGCGTGCTTCCTGATCACGACGCAGTCGATCACGATCAACGAGCCGACGTTTCATGCGATCGCGGGCATCAGCGTGCCGGTCGGCGGCGGCACGCTGAGCGCGGGCGCGCTGATCGCGCTCGCGACGCTGGCCGCCGCGATCTACGTCGCGCATTTCACGCGGTTCGGCCGCAACGTGTATGCGATCGGCGGCAACGAACGTTCGGCGCTGCTGATGGGCTTGCCGGTCGCGCGCACGAAGATCGGCGTGTACGCGCTGAGCGGCTTCTGCTCGGCGCTCGGCGGCGTGGTGTTCACGCTGTACGTGCTGTCGGGCTACGGGCTGCAGGCGCAGGGGATGGAGCTCGACGCGATCGCCGCGACCGTGATCGGCGGCACGCTGCTCACGGGCGGCGTGGGCTACGTGATCGGTTCGGTGTTCGGGGTCGGCATCCTCGGCACGATCCAGGTGCTGATCACGTTCGACGGCACGTTGAGCTCGTGGTGGACGCGGATCGTGATCGGCGCGCTGCTGTGCGTGTTCTGCGTGCTGCAGCGGGTGATCGAGCGGCATGCCGCGCGGCGGCGCACCGGCGGCACGGGGCTGGGCGAACGGCCGCGGCCGGCCGACGCCGCATCGGCACGGCCGGCCGGGACGGGCGAGGATGCGGCGCTCGTGTCGACGATGCGGCGCGCGTAG
- a CDS encoding sugar ABC transporter ATP-binding protein translates to MTQSPVVEMTGIDKSFPGVSALQRVDFRLFPGEIHALMGQNGAGKSTLINVLTGVHAHDAGEIRVGGRPVRFAAPREAEAAGIQTLYQEVNLCANLSVAENIFAGRQPMRRGAIDWNAIHARARAALAELDLSLDVTRSLDAYPIAVQQMVAIARAVSVDARVLILDEPTSSLDDGEVARLFDVLRRLKASGIAILFVTHFLEQTYAVSDRITVMRNGEREGEYLARDLPVDALVAKMTGRERMSDTLQAGAAAAARTAGDAAPFLSMQQVGRRGMMSALDLDVRPGEIVGLAGLLGSGRTETAQLAFAAERPDTGAIEIDGTRTRLASPHDAVRHGIAYCPEDRKKEGIVAALSIRENIILALQARRGWWRLIGRARQREIADSYIARLGIKARDAEQPIGLLSGGNQQKVLLARWLATDPKLLILDEPTRGIDVAAKFDIMERVLALCKTGLAILFISSEIGEVVRVSHRIAVLRDRRKVAELTGADASEEQVYRLIAGGQS, encoded by the coding sequence ATGACGCAATCGCCGGTGGTCGAGATGACCGGCATCGACAAGTCATTTCCGGGTGTCAGCGCGCTGCAGCGCGTGGACTTCCGGTTGTTTCCCGGCGAGATCCACGCGCTGATGGGGCAGAACGGCGCGGGCAAGTCGACGCTGATCAACGTGCTCACCGGCGTGCATGCGCACGACGCGGGCGAGATTCGCGTCGGCGGCCGGCCCGTGCGCTTCGCCGCGCCGCGCGAAGCCGAGGCGGCCGGGATCCAGACGCTTTACCAGGAAGTGAACCTGTGCGCGAACCTGTCGGTCGCCGAGAACATCTTCGCGGGCCGGCAGCCGATGCGGCGCGGCGCGATCGACTGGAACGCGATCCATGCGCGTGCGCGCGCGGCGCTCGCGGAACTCGACCTGTCTCTCGACGTCACGCGCTCGCTCGACGCGTACCCGATCGCCGTGCAGCAGATGGTCGCGATCGCGCGCGCCGTTTCCGTCGACGCGCGCGTGCTGATCCTCGACGAACCGACGTCGAGCCTCGACGACGGCGAGGTCGCGCGGCTGTTCGACGTGCTGCGCCGGCTGAAGGCGTCGGGCATCGCGATCCTGTTCGTCACGCACTTTCTCGAGCAGACCTATGCGGTGTCCGACCGGATCACCGTGATGCGCAACGGCGAGCGCGAAGGCGAGTACCTGGCGCGCGACCTGCCGGTCGACGCGCTGGTGGCGAAAATGACCGGCCGCGAGCGGATGTCCGATACGCTGCAGGCGGGTGCCGCGGCCGCCGCGCGCACCGCGGGCGACGCCGCGCCGTTCCTGTCGATGCAACAGGTCGGCCGGCGCGGGATGATGAGCGCGCTCGATCTCGACGTGCGGCCCGGCGAGATCGTCGGGCTGGCCGGGCTGCTCGGCTCGGGGCGTACCGAAACCGCGCAGCTCGCGTTCGCCGCGGAGCGCCCGGACACCGGCGCGATCGAGATCGACGGCACGCGCACGCGGCTTGCGTCGCCGCACGACGCGGTGCGGCACGGCATCGCGTACTGCCCGGAAGACCGCAAGAAGGAGGGTATCGTCGCCGCGCTGTCGATCCGCGAGAACATCATCCTCGCGCTGCAGGCGCGGCGCGGCTGGTGGCGGCTGATCGGGCGCGCGCGCCAGCGCGAGATCGCCGATTCGTATATCGCCCGGCTCGGCATCAAGGCGCGCGACGCGGAGCAGCCGATCGGCCTGCTGTCGGGCGGCAACCAGCAGAAGGTGCTGCTCGCGCGCTGGCTCGCGACGGACCCGAAACTGCTGATTCTCGACGAACCGACGCGCGGGATCGACGTCGCCGCGAAGTTCGACATCATGGAGCGCGTGCTCGCGCTGTGCAAGACCGGGCTCGCGATCCTGTTCATCTCGTCGGAGATCGGCGAGGTCGTGCGCGTGAGTCACCGGATCGCGGTGCTGCGCGACCGTCGCAAGGTCGCCGAGCTGACCGGCGCCGATGCGTCCGAGGAGCAGGTGTACCGTCTGATCGCGGGAGGCCAGTCATGA
- a CDS encoding efflux RND transporter permease subunit — protein sequence MWIVRLALRRPYTFVVLALLIFIAGTLAILRTPTDIFPNIDIPVVSIVWSYNGFSAEDMAKRITTNYERALTSDVDDIEHIESQSLNGVSVVKIFFHPGADINRAIAEASSNSASILRILPPGTLPPNIITYNASTVPILQLGLSSSTLAEQQLYDLGNSFIRTQLATVQGAAVPLPFGGKVPEIVVDLNMRALQAKGLAPIDVVNAINAQNLILPGGTAKIGAREYNVQMNGSTQTVAALNDLPVKTVGGNVVYVRDVAHVRNGYAPQTNIVRSDGKRAALLTVEKTGSASTLTIIGQVKAMLPKIAAGLPKALHITPLGDQSVFVKAAIQGVAREALIAACLTALMILLFLGSWRATLIIAVTIPLAVLTSLCALAALGETINIMTLGGLALAVGILVDDATVAIENITHHLERGAPLEEAILTGAGEIAVPTFVSTLSICIVFAPMFLLTGVARYLFVPMAEAVIFAMIASYFFSRTLIPTLAMVLMRAKGHGKQPRGIFARFARFQAAFEHRFEAVRARYRALLSAAIANRRRFAAAFLLACVASTSLFAVAGQDFFPSVDTGEIRLHLRAPTGTRIEETARLTDEVETRIRSVIPANELAGVLDNIGVPVSGINLTYDSSDPVGAGDADIMITLKPNHRPTAQYVTKLRNLLNQAFPGVTFAFLPADIVSQILNFGLPAPIDIQIVGNRLDANRAVANRLLAQLRGVRGLVDARIQQPGDAPAINVDVDRTKAIQAGLQQRDVAQNLLIALSGSSQTTPNFWLNPANGVSYPVLVQAPQYDVNSLQSLANIAMPTAAQSPQTPAGGPAAGAGAQNLLGTLGTFSRAEQQAVVSHYNVQPVLDIFASVQDRDLGGVTADVTKLVDAARAQLPPGSSIVLRGQVQAMHQSFAGLLSGLVLAIALVYLLMVVNFQSWLDPLVIVSGLPASLAGIAWMLFVTNTTLSVPALTGTILCIGIATANSILVVNAARELSAGGAPPWQAALDAGFSRFRPVVMTALAMLIGMLPMALGLGDGGEQNAPLGRAVIGGLAFGTVSTLLFVPVVFGFVHAWLERRRDAAAARRVPDTPALP from the coding sequence ATGTGGATCGTCCGGCTGGCGTTACGCAGGCCCTATACGTTCGTCGTGCTCGCACTGCTGATCTTCATCGCGGGCACGCTCGCGATCCTGCGCACGCCGACCGACATCTTTCCGAACATCGACATCCCGGTCGTCAGCATCGTCTGGTCGTACAACGGCTTTTCCGCCGAGGACATGGCCAAGCGCATCACGACCAACTACGAGCGCGCGCTCACGTCCGACGTCGACGACATCGAGCACATCGAATCGCAATCGCTGAACGGCGTGTCGGTCGTGAAGATCTTCTTCCACCCCGGCGCGGACATCAATCGCGCGATTGCCGAAGCCTCCAGCAACTCCGCGTCGATCCTGCGGATCCTGCCGCCGGGCACGCTGCCGCCGAACATCATCACGTACAACGCGTCGACGGTGCCGATCCTGCAGCTCGGGCTGTCGAGCAGCACGCTCGCCGAGCAGCAGCTGTACGACCTCGGCAACAGCTTCATCCGCACGCAGCTCGCGACCGTCCAGGGCGCGGCCGTGCCGCTGCCGTTCGGCGGCAAGGTGCCCGAGATCGTCGTCGACCTGAACATGCGCGCGCTGCAGGCCAAGGGGCTCGCGCCGATCGACGTGGTCAACGCGATCAACGCGCAGAACCTGATCCTGCCCGGCGGCACCGCGAAGATCGGCGCACGCGAATACAACGTGCAGATGAACGGCAGTACGCAGACCGTCGCCGCGCTGAACGACCTGCCGGTGAAGACCGTCGGCGGCAACGTCGTCTATGTGCGCGACGTGGCCCACGTGCGCAACGGCTACGCGCCGCAGACCAACATCGTGCGCAGCGACGGCAAGCGCGCGGCGCTGCTGACGGTCGAGAAGACCGGCAGCGCATCGACGCTGACGATCATCGGCCAGGTGAAGGCGATGCTGCCGAAGATCGCGGCCGGCCTGCCGAAGGCGCTGCACATCACGCCGCTCGGCGACCAGTCGGTGTTCGTGAAAGCGGCGATCCAGGGCGTCGCGCGCGAAGCGCTGATCGCCGCGTGCCTGACGGCGCTGATGATCCTGCTGTTCCTCGGCAGCTGGCGCGCGACGCTGATCATCGCCGTGACGATCCCGCTCGCGGTGCTGACGTCGCTGTGCGCGCTGGCCGCGCTCGGCGAGACGATCAACATCATGACGCTCGGCGGGCTCGCGCTCGCGGTCGGGATTCTCGTCGACGATGCGACCGTCGCGATCGAGAACATCACGCACCACCTCGAACGCGGCGCGCCGCTCGAGGAGGCGATCCTGACCGGCGCGGGCGAGATCGCCGTGCCGACCTTCGTGTCGACGCTGTCGATCTGCATCGTGTTCGCGCCGATGTTCCTGCTGACGGGCGTCGCGCGCTACCTGTTCGTGCCGATGGCCGAAGCGGTGATCTTCGCGATGATCGCGTCGTACTTCTTCTCGCGCACGCTGATCCCGACGCTCGCGATGGTGCTGATGCGCGCCAAGGGGCACGGCAAGCAGCCGCGCGGCATCTTCGCTCGCTTCGCGCGCTTCCAGGCCGCCTTCGAGCACCGTTTCGAAGCGGTCCGCGCGCGCTATCGCGCGCTGCTGTCGGCCGCGATCGCGAACCGGCGCCGCTTCGCGGCCGCGTTCCTGCTCGCCTGCGTGGCTTCCACGAGTCTGTTCGCCGTCGCCGGGCAGGATTTCTTCCCGTCGGTCGATACCGGCGAGATCCGGCTGCACCTGCGCGCGCCGACCGGCACGCGGATCGAGGAGACCGCGCGCCTGACCGACGAGGTCGAGACGCGGATCCGCTCGGTGATCCCCGCGAACGAACTGGCCGGCGTGCTCGACAACATCGGCGTGCCGGTCAGCGGGATCAACCTGACCTACGACTCGTCCGATCCGGTCGGCGCCGGCGATGCCGACATCATGATCACGCTGAAGCCGAACCACCGGCCGACCGCGCAGTACGTGACGAAGCTGCGCAACCTGCTGAACCAGGCGTTCCCGGGCGTGACCTTCGCGTTCCTGCCGGCCGACATCGTCAGCCAGATCCTCAACTTCGGATTGCCCGCGCCGATCGACATCCAGATCGTCGGCAACCGGCTCGATGCGAACCGCGCGGTCGCGAACCGGCTGCTCGCGCAACTGCGCGGCGTGCGCGGCCTCGTGGACGCGCGCATCCAGCAGCCCGGCGACGCACCCGCGATCAACGTCGACGTCGATCGCACCAAGGCGATCCAGGCCGGGCTCCAGCAGCGCGACGTGGCGCAGAACCTGCTGATCGCGCTGTCCGGCAGCTCGCAGACCACGCCGAACTTCTGGCTGAACCCCGCCAACGGCGTCAGTTACCCGGTGCTGGTGCAGGCGCCTCAGTACGACGTCAATTCGCTGCAATCGCTCGCGAACATCGCGATGCCGACCGCCGCGCAATCGCCGCAGACGCCCGCGGGCGGCCCCGCGGCCGGCGCGGGCGCGCAGAACCTGCTCGGCACGCTGGGCACCTTCTCGCGCGCCGAGCAGCAGGCCGTCGTGTCGCACTACAACGTGCAGCCGGTGCTCGACATCTTCGCGTCGGTGCAGGACCGCGATCTCGGCGGCGTGACGGCCGACGTGACGAAGCTCGTCGACGCCGCACGCGCGCAACTGCCGCCCGGCTCGTCGATCGTGCTGCGCGGCCAGGTGCAGGCGATGCACCAGTCGTTCGCGGGGCTGCTGAGCGGCCTCGTGCTCGCGATCGCGCTGGTCTACCTGCTGATGGTCGTGAACTTCCAGTCGTGGCTCGACCCGCTCGTGATCGTCAGCGGCCTGCCCGCGTCGCTCGCGGGCATCGCGTGGATGCTGTTCGTCACGAACACGACGCTGTCGGTGCCCGCGCTGACCGGCACGATCCTGTGCATCGGCATCGCGACCGCGAACAGCATTCTCGTCGTCAACGCGGCGCGCGAGCTGAGCGCCGGCGGCGCGCCGCCGTGGCAGGCCGCGCTCGACGCGGGGTTCAGCCGGTTCCGCCCGGTCGTGATGACCGCGCTCGCGATGCTGATCGGCATGCTGCCGATGGCGCTCGGCCTCGGCGACGGCGGCGAACAGAACGCGCCGCTCGGCCGCGCGGTGATCGGCGGCCTCGCGTTCGGCACGGTGTCGACGCTGCTGTTCGTGCCCGTCGTGTTCGGCTTCGTCCATGCGTGGCTCGAACGGCGACGCGATGCGGCCGCCGCACGCCGCGTGCCGGACACGCCGGCACTGCCTTGA
- a CDS encoding ABC transporter permease → MTPLRMLFRHSLAWPVLTLALLFALDVAHRPGFLSIALLDGHLFGAPIDILNRAAPLVIVSLGMTLVIATRGIDISVGAIVAIAGAAAAIVLDADPSRVGAALAAALGVGLLAGAWNGLLVAFVGMQPIIATLILMVAGRGVAQLLTGGQIIPIGAPGYLALGGGYLATVPCAVWIAIATIAATALLVNRTALGLFIRAIGVNPVATRLVGLRAGAVVFGVYLCSGVMAALAGILASSNVRSADGNNAGLLLELDAILAVTLGGTSLLGGRFSLAGSVLGALIIQTLTYTTYSIGVPPEATLVVKAVVVIVVTLIQSEAARALVVRHASRLLPSARSRATTGATPR, encoded by the coding sequence ATGACGCCGCTGCGCATGCTGTTTCGTCATTCGCTCGCGTGGCCGGTGCTGACGCTCGCGCTGCTGTTCGCGCTCGACGTCGCGCATCGTCCGGGTTTTCTGTCGATCGCACTGCTCGACGGCCACCTGTTCGGCGCGCCGATCGACATCCTGAACCGCGCGGCGCCGCTCGTGATCGTGTCGCTCGGGATGACGCTCGTGATCGCGACGCGCGGGATCGATATCTCGGTCGGCGCGATCGTCGCGATCGCCGGCGCGGCCGCGGCGATCGTGCTCGACGCCGATCCGTCGCGGGTCGGTGCCGCGCTGGCCGCCGCGCTCGGCGTCGGCTTGCTCGCGGGCGCCTGGAACGGGCTGCTCGTCGCGTTCGTCGGGATGCAGCCGATCATCGCGACGCTGATCCTGATGGTGGCCGGCCGCGGCGTCGCGCAGCTGCTGACGGGCGGCCAGATCATCCCGATCGGCGCGCCCGGCTATCTCGCGCTCGGCGGCGGTTATCTCGCGACCGTGCCGTGCGCGGTGTGGATCGCCATCGCGACGATCGCGGCGACCGCGCTGCTGGTGAACCGCACGGCGCTCGGGCTGTTCATTCGCGCGATCGGCGTGAATCCGGTCGCGACGCGGCTCGTCGGGCTGCGCGCGGGTGCGGTCGTGTTCGGCGTGTATCTGTGTTCGGGCGTGATGGCGGCGCTCGCCGGCATCCTCGCGAGCTCGAACGTGCGCAGCGCCGACGGCAACAACGCCGGGCTGCTGCTCGAGCTCGACGCGATCCTCGCGGTGACGCTCGGCGGCACGTCGCTGCTCGGCGGCCGCTTCAGCCTCGCCGGCTCGGTGCTCGGCGCGCTGATCATCCAGACGCTCACCTACACGACCTATTCGATCGGCGTGCCGCCGGAGGCGACGCTCGTCGTCAAGGCGGTCGTCGTGATCGTCGTGACGCTGATCCAGTCGGAGGCGGCGCGCGCGCTGGTCGTCCGGCATGCGTCACGGCTGCTGCCATCCGCGCGTTCGCGCGCCACCACCGGAGCGACGCCCCGATGA
- a CDS encoding aldose epimerase family protein: MHIDTDSPRPAPGVARVPSEPWGTLPDGDAVRRYTLRNAHGMRVVVSDLGATVVSWLAPDRAGRFADIVLAHDTPAEYVESGAYLGATVGRWANRIAGARFTLDGVDYRLDRNERGNLLHGGANGFHRQRWAVVDDCGGLTLQLDSPEGDAGFPGNVSVQVRYALDDDGTLTIDYTGVTDAPTPLNLTNHSYFNLSGRAGGDVRGHVLSIDADAFLEVDDALIPTGTADVTGTAFDFRHSAPLGARLDWPHAQLARARGFDHCFVLRDGAHALRPVAAIYDPESGRELLVSTDQRGLQLYTGNYLDGVRVSGGTRCARHAALCVEAGGFPDQVNMDDLRDAVIVQPGAVYRQTTQYRVGVRA; encoded by the coding sequence ATGCATATCGATACCGACTCTCCCCGCCCGGCGCCCGGCGTCGCACGCGTCCCTTCCGAACCGTGGGGCACGCTGCCCGACGGCGACGCGGTGCGGCGCTACACGCTGCGTAACGCGCACGGGATGCGCGTCGTCGTCAGCGACCTCGGCGCGACCGTCGTGTCGTGGCTCGCGCCCGACCGCGCCGGACGCTTCGCCGACATCGTGCTCGCGCACGACACGCCCGCCGAATACGTCGAATCGGGCGCCTACCTCGGCGCGACGGTCGGCCGCTGGGCGAACCGGATCGCCGGCGCGCGCTTCACGCTCGACGGCGTCGACTACCGGCTCGATCGCAACGAGCGCGGCAATCTGCTGCACGGCGGCGCGAACGGCTTTCACCGGCAGCGCTGGGCCGTCGTCGACGATTGCGGCGGGTTGACGCTGCAACTCGATTCGCCGGAAGGCGACGCGGGTTTTCCGGGCAACGTGAGCGTGCAGGTTCGTTACGCGCTCGACGACGACGGCACGCTGACGATCGACTACACCGGCGTCACCGACGCGCCCACGCCGCTGAACCTGACGAATCACAGTTATTTCAACCTCAGCGGCCGCGCGGGCGGCGACGTGCGCGGCCACGTGCTGAGCATCGACGCCGACGCGTTCCTCGAAGTCGACGACGCGCTGATCCCGACCGGCACCGCCGACGTGACCGGCACCGCGTTCGACTTCCGGCACAGCGCACCGCTCGGCGCGCGCCTCGACTGGCCGCACGCGCAGCTCGCGCGGGCGCGCGGGTTCGACCACTGTTTCGTGCTGCGCGACGGCGCGCACGCGCTCAGGCCCGTCGCGGCGATCTACGACCCGGAAAGCGGCCGCGAGCTGCTCGTGTCGACGGATCAGCGCGGCCTGCAACTCTATACGGGCAACTACCTGGACGGCGTGCGCGTGAGCGGCGGCACGCGCTGCGCGCGACACGCCGCGCTGTGCGTCGAAGCCGGCGGTTTTCCGGATCAGGTCAACATGGACGACCTGCGCGACGCCGTCATCGTTCAGCCGGGCGCCGTCTATCGACAGACCACGCAATACCGCGTCGGCGTTCGCGCCTGA
- a CDS encoding efflux RND transporter periplasmic adaptor subunit translates to MNDSTEPLAPLSAETAAVPPVARDAAPDAPLPRRGRRLAVPLAALAFAAALLAAGIVPRIDARAAQRVQVAAQRALPVSVIRPGAAPADQTLTLPGAVMPYAEASIYARTSGYIAHWSADIGTHVKAGQTLAQITAPDLDAQLRQAHADTSTAQANYDYAKSTAQRWQEMLKTQSVSQQDTDTKVADMNAKRAMLASAQANAAHLNELVSYESVTAPFDGVITARNVDVGTLVTAGGTPGSPGLSGELFHLEQTDTLRVFVDVPQDSAAGVSAGTPVYLTTQQYPGRRFAARVARSAGAIDPVTRTLRVEIDVDNHDGALMPGAYAQAHLLVASAAPAFELPVSALLFRPNGVTVATVAANGTTALKTVQIGRDFGTHVEIVAGLAATDRVIDNPGDSIAGGETVKIVAVEPGAAQAAAQAGSATGVPAAPRAVAAAAAPAAVAAPASTPVATSTKARS, encoded by the coding sequence ATGAACGACTCGACCGAACCTCTCGCCCCGCTTTCCGCCGAAACGGCGGCGGTGCCGCCTGTCGCGCGCGACGCCGCACCCGACGCGCCGCTGCCCCGTCGCGGCCGCAGGCTCGCCGTGCCGCTGGCCGCGCTCGCATTCGCCGCCGCGCTGCTGGCCGCCGGCATCGTGCCGCGTATCGATGCACGCGCCGCGCAGCGCGTGCAGGTGGCCGCGCAGCGGGCGCTGCCGGTGTCCGTGATCCGGCCCGGCGCCGCGCCGGCCGACCAGACGCTCACGCTGCCGGGTGCGGTGATGCCGTACGCGGAAGCGTCGATCTATGCGCGCACGAGCGGTTATATCGCGCACTGGAGTGCGGATATCGGCACGCACGTGAAAGCCGGGCAGACGCTCGCGCAGATCACGGCGCCCGACCTCGACGCGCAGTTGCGCCAGGCGCACGCCGACACGTCGACCGCGCAGGCGAACTACGACTACGCGAAATCGACCGCGCAGCGCTGGCAGGAGATGCTGAAGACGCAGTCGGTATCGCAGCAGGACACCGACACGAAGGTCGCCGACATGAACGCGAAGCGCGCGATGCTCGCCTCCGCGCAGGCGAATGCCGCCCATCTGAACGAACTCGTGTCGTACGAATCGGTGACGGCGCCGTTCGACGGCGTGATCACCGCGCGCAACGTCGACGTCGGCACGCTCGTCACGGCGGGCGGCACGCCGGGCAGCCCGGGGCTGTCGGGCGAGCTGTTCCACCTCGAGCAGACCGACACGCTGCGCGTGTTCGTCGACGTTCCGCAGGACAGCGCGGCCGGCGTGTCGGCCGGCACGCCCGTGTACCTGACCACGCAGCAGTATCCGGGCCGGCGCTTCGCCGCGCGCGTGGCGCGCAGCGCGGGCGCGATCGATCCCGTGACGCGCACGCTGCGGGTCGAGATCGACGTCGACAACCACGACGGCGCGCTGATGCCGGGCGCGTACGCGCAAGCGCACCTGCTCGTCGCGAGTGCGGCGCCCGCGTTCGAGCTGCCGGTCAGCGCGCTGCTGTTCCGGCCGAACGGCGTGACGGTCGCGACCGTCGCCGCGAACGGCACCACCGCGCTGAAGACCGTGCAAATCGGCCGCGATTTCGGCACGCACGTCGAGATCGTCGCGGGGCTGGCCGCGACCGATCGGGTGATCGACAACCCGGGCGATTCGATCGCCGGCGGCGAGACCGTGAAGATCGTGGCGGTCGAGCCCGGCGCGGCGCAGGCGGCTGCGCAGGCCGGCTCGGCTACCGGTGTGCCGGCGGCGCCTCGCGCGGTAGCGGCCGCGGCAGCGCCGGCCGCCGTCGCGGCGCCCGCGTCGACGCCGGTTGCGACCTCGACGAAGGCCCGCAGCTGA
- a CDS encoding DUF4148 domain-containing protein produces MNRRLIAATALLALAIGTPVAAFAQASSSGPTRADVIAELVQAQRDGTVPMSNWDYPPSPQTIARNRELYAIAHGEQATATASTPVPAVSAQ; encoded by the coding sequence ATGAATCGCAGACTGATCGCAGCGACCGCGCTGCTCGCCCTCGCCATCGGCACGCCGGTAGCCGCTTTCGCGCAAGCGTCGTCGTCGGGCCCGACCCGTGCCGACGTGATCGCCGAGCTCGTTCAGGCGCAACGCGACGGCACCGTGCCCATGTCGAACTGGGACTATCCGCCGAGCCCGCAGACGATCGCGCGCAATCGCGAGCTTTATGCGATCGCGCACGGCGAGCAGGCCACCGCGACCGCGTCGACGCCGGTGCCGGCCGTCAGCGCGCAGTGA